One genomic segment of Impatiens glandulifera chromosome 6, dImpGla2.1, whole genome shotgun sequence includes these proteins:
- the LOC124943477 gene encoding LOB domain-containing protein 30-like, which translates to MSTETNSSARIIIRPCGACRYLQKKCLNNCIFAPYFDSDQGTANFASIHKKFGASNVTKLLTNIPIDRQPEAVRTLNYEAHSRLQDPIYGCVSQIFGLQNQNAWLQAQVARQPPPQQPPQQQPQSSLSMSDYPLVGGATYDMAPLFEFDPNIGSSHQQQNRTHSPELR; encoded by the exons atgagCACCGAGACCAATTCCAGCGCCAGAATCATTATCAGACCATGCGGAGCTTGTAGATACTTACAAAAGAAATGTCTCAACAATTGCATATTCGCACCTTACTTTGATTCTGATCAAGGAACCGCCAATTTCGCGTCGATTCATAAGAAATTTGGAGCAAGCAACGTTACAAAACTTCTAACAAATATTCCGATCGACAGACAGCCCGAGGCAGTTAGGACTTTAAATTATGAAGCTCATTCTCGTCTCCAAGATCCTATTTATGGTTGTGTATCTCAAATCTTTGGTCTCCAGAATCAG AATGCGTGGTTGCAAGCCCAAGTAGCCAGGCAACCGCCACCTCAACAGCCACCTCAGCAACAGCCACAGTCTTCTCTGTCCATGTCAGACTACCCATTGGTTGGCGGCGCCACCTATGACATGGCACCTCTCTTTGAGTTTGATCCTAATATTGGATCATCTCATCAGCAGCAGAACAGAACCCATTCACCGGAGCTCCGGTAG